One Corynebacterium appendicis CIP 107643 DNA window includes the following coding sequences:
- a CDS encoding four-helix bundle copper-binding protein produces the protein MTHHIRAMLETHPKDLGQIDKDKLAECIAVCFECAQTCTACADACLGEDMVAELTTCIRLNLDCADICTATGRMLSRPTDWNVTLIRSVLETCRTACQACGEECARHAEMHEHCTVCAEACRRCEQACTELLATLD, from the coding sequence ATGACCCATCACATACGCGCCATGCTGGAGACCCACCCGAAGGACCTAGGCCAGATCGACAAGGACAAACTGGCCGAATGCATCGCCGTCTGCTTCGAGTGCGCCCAGACCTGCACCGCCTGCGCGGATGCCTGCCTGGGTGAGGACATGGTCGCGGAGCTGACCACCTGTATCCGCCTCAACCTCGACTGTGCTGACATCTGTACGGCCACCGGCCGGATGCTCTCCCGGCCCACCGACTGGAATGTCACCCTTATCCGCTCCGTCCTGGAGACTTGTCGTACTGCCTGCCAGGCCTGTGGAGAAGAATGCGCCCGCCACGCTGAGATGCACGAGCACTGCACGGTCTGCGCCGAGGCCTGCCGCCGGTGCGAGCAGGCCTGTACTGAGCTGCTCGCCACCTTGGACTAA
- a CDS encoding YdhK family protein, protein MKRTIALAALALTSSLALAACTDDTASDAPETTTTTTSETATQSSEETGMNDQMGAEGHDHPADGGQPPAGIAAEENPTYPVDTEVVLTADHMPGMEGAEATIAGAFDTTTYSVSYTPTDGGDPVTDHRWVVHEELVDPGQAPLPEGSEVVLDAEHMSGMKGVEATIDYSTDETVYMVDLTVDGMTMTNHKWVTESEIAPAE, encoded by the coding sequence ATGAAGCGCACCATTGCCCTCGCCGCCCTCGCCCTGACCTCCTCCCTGGCCCTGGCCGCCTGCACGGACGACACTGCATCCGATGCCCCCGAGACCACGACCACCACCACCTCGGAGACGGCCACACAGTCCTCCGAGGAGACTGGCATGAACGATCAGATGGGTGCAGAGGGCCATGACCATCCGGCTGATGGTGGGCAACCCCCGGCAGGGATCGCAGCAGAGGAAAATCCCACCTACCCGGTGGACACCGAGGTCGTCCTCACCGCGGACCACATGCCGGGCATGGAGGGTGCTGAGGCGACGATCGCCGGTGCGTTTGACACCACGACCTACTCGGTCAGCTACACCCCCACCGACGGCGGGGACCCGGTCACCGACCACCGGTGGGTGGTCCACGAGGAGCTTGTCGATCCGGGCCAGGCCCCCCTGCCGGAGGGGTCCGAGGTCGTCTTGGATGCCGAGCACATGTCGGGAATGAAGGGTGTGGAGGCCACCATCGACTATTCCACGGATGAGACGGTCTACATGGTTGATCTCACCGTCGACGGGATGACCATGACCAATCACAAGTGGGTCACCGAAAGCGAGATCGCCCCGGCAGAGTAA
- a CDS encoding metal-sensitive transcriptional regulator has protein sequence MNDKDRYLARLKRIEGQARGLHSMVDEEQYCIDILTQISAVNAALRSVALGLLDDHMKHCVRDAAQLGGEEADAKFQEVTDAIARFAR, from the coding sequence ATCAACGACAAGGATCGCTATCTCGCCCGCCTCAAGCGCATCGAGGGCCAGGCCCGGGGCCTGCACAGCATGGTCGACGAGGAACAGTACTGCATCGACATCCTTACCCAGATCTCCGCGGTCAATGCTGCCCTACGCAGCGTTGCCCTGGGACTACTCGATGACCACATGAAACACTGCGTCCGTGACGCCGCCCAGTTAGGCGGAGAGGAGGCCGACGCCAAGTTCCAGGAAGTCACCGACGCTATCGCCCGTTTCGCCCGGTGA
- a CDS encoding heavy metal translocating P-type ATPase: MIQTQPSVDLLQVDLGVTGMTCTSCSGRVERKLNKLDGVEATVNFATESASVSYDPTKVDADRLIETVRGAGYDAFTMGDQHASAVDSGPEEDTEVVGDRHEQAREAEATDLKSRLIGSTILSVPVVAISMIPSLQFMNWQWALLVMSTLIYFYGGAPFHRATLTNLRHRSTTMDTLVSLGTTAAYLWSLWALFFGNAGHPGMVMEVSLLPRHDGMDHIYLETIAVVITFLLLGRWFEVRAKGQSSAALKSLLDMGAKDAAVIRDGEEVRVPVSQLTVGDVFVVRPGEKIATDGRVIEGTSAIDESMLTGESVPVEAAPGTPVTGATINTSGRLLVEVTRTGSETTLSQMAKLVTDAQAKKAPVQRLVDKISSVFVPTVIVVSIITLIVHLALGSGANWAFSAAVAVLIIACPCALGLATPTALLVGTSRGAQLGLLIKGPEVLESTRQVDTIVMDKTGTVTSGVMSVTGVHAADGYTNNEVLALSAAVEAGSEHPIAKAIVAEAERSGNIQEATDFDSTAGRGVTATVKGHVVTVGRPAGQLPRDLTTAFDHAQSQGATPVAVYVDDQPAGVVVVRDAIKDSSAEAVAQFRRLGLSPYLLTGDNAKAAAAVAQEVGIDAANVSAEVMPQDKVAVIEKLQHEGKKVAMVGDGVNDAAALAQADLGLAMGAGTDVAIEASDITLMNNDLRSAGDAIRLSRRTLGTIKGNLFWAFAYNVVLIPVAAIGFLNPGLAGIAMGFSSVFVVSNSLTLRRFKPSHDNTSSSPQPARPSVRQPVTA; this comes from the coding sequence ATGATTCAGACTCAACCGTCGGTTGACCTACTCCAGGTCGATCTGGGCGTCACCGGCATGACCTGTACGTCGTGCTCAGGGCGGGTGGAGCGCAAGCTCAACAAGCTCGATGGCGTGGAGGCCACCGTCAACTTCGCCACCGAATCCGCCTCCGTCAGTTACGACCCCACCAAAGTCGACGCCGATCGGCTGATCGAAACCGTGCGGGGTGCCGGGTACGACGCGTTCACCATGGGGGATCAACACGCCTCCGCCGTGGACAGCGGCCCGGAGGAGGACACCGAGGTGGTCGGTGACCGCCACGAACAGGCCCGCGAGGCCGAGGCCACAGACCTGAAGTCGCGTCTGATCGGGTCGACGATCCTCTCCGTTCCGGTGGTCGCGATCTCGATGATCCCGTCCCTGCAGTTCATGAATTGGCAGTGGGCCCTCCTCGTCATGTCCACCCTGATCTACTTCTACGGTGGCGCCCCGTTCCACCGGGCGACCTTAACCAACCTGCGTCACCGCTCGACCACGATGGACACGCTCGTGTCTCTGGGCACTACCGCTGCGTATCTGTGGTCGCTGTGGGCCTTGTTTTTCGGCAACGCCGGGCACCCCGGCATGGTCATGGAGGTGAGCCTGCTGCCCCGCCATGACGGCATGGACCACATCTACCTCGAGACCATCGCCGTAGTCATCACCTTCCTGTTGCTCGGCCGGTGGTTTGAGGTCCGCGCCAAGGGCCAGTCCTCCGCGGCGCTGAAGTCCCTGCTGGACATGGGTGCGAAAGACGCCGCGGTGATCCGCGACGGTGAGGAAGTCCGCGTCCCGGTCTCCCAGCTGACAGTCGGTGACGTCTTCGTCGTCCGCCCGGGTGAGAAGATCGCCACCGACGGTCGTGTCATCGAGGGCACCTCGGCCATCGACGAGTCGATGCTGACCGGCGAGTCCGTTCCCGTCGAGGCCGCCCCCGGCACCCCGGTCACGGGCGCGACGATCAACACCTCCGGTCGACTGCTGGTCGAAGTCACCCGCACAGGTTCGGAGACCACGCTGTCCCAGATGGCCAAGCTGGTCACTGACGCCCAGGCGAAAAAAGCCCCGGTCCAGCGCCTGGTGGATAAGATTTCCTCGGTCTTCGTCCCGACGGTCATTGTCGTCTCCATCATCACCCTGATCGTCCACCTCGCCCTCGGCAGCGGGGCGAACTGGGCCTTTTCCGCCGCAGTCGCGGTGCTGATCATCGCTTGCCCATGCGCCCTGGGACTGGCCACCCCGACCGCCCTGCTGGTGGGCACCTCCCGGGGCGCGCAGCTGGGCTTGTTGATCAAGGGCCCGGAGGTCCTCGAATCCACCCGCCAGGTCGACACCATCGTCATGGACAAGACCGGCACCGTCACCTCCGGGGTCATGTCGGTCACCGGCGTCCACGCCGCCGACGGCTACACCAACAACGAGGTCCTCGCCTTGTCGGCGGCCGTCGAAGCAGGCTCCGAGCACCCCATCGCCAAGGCGATTGTCGCCGAGGCCGAGCGCTCCGGGAACATCCAGGAGGCCACCGACTTCGACAGCACCGCCGGCCGGGGCGTCACGGCCACCGTCAAGGGTCACGTCGTCACCGTCGGCCGTCCCGCCGGCCAGCTGCCCCGTGACCTCACCACCGCCTTCGACCACGCACAGTCGCAGGGCGCGACCCCGGTGGCCGTCTACGTCGATGACCAGCCCGCCGGTGTGGTCGTGGTGCGCGATGCCATCAAAGACTCCTCAGCGGAAGCGGTCGCCCAGTTCCGCAGGCTGGGGTTGAGTCCGTACCTGCTCACCGGCGATAACGCGAAGGCCGCGGCCGCCGTCGCTCAAGAGGTGGGCATCGATGCGGCCAACGTGAGTGCCGAGGTCATGCCGCAGGACAAGGTCGCGGTCATCGAGAAGCTGCAACATGAGGGCAAGAAGGTCGCCATGGTCGGCGACGGCGTCAATGACGCGGCCGCCCTGGCCCAGGCCGATCTGGGTCTGGCCATGGGGGCGGGCACGGATGTGGCCATCGAGGCCTCCGATATCACCTTAATGAACAACGACCTGCGCTCCGCGGGCGATGCCATCCGTCTGTCACGTCGCACGCTGGGCACCATCAAGGGCAACCTGTTCTGGGCGTTCGCCTACAACGTCGTGCTGATCCCGGTCGCCGCGATCGGTTTCCTCAACCCGGGGTTGGCGGGCATTGCGATGGGCTTCTCCTCGGTGTTCGTGGTCTCCAACTCCCTCACGCTGCGTAGATTCAAGCCCTCCCACGACAACACCAGTTCCTCACCGCAGCCCGCTCGCCCCTCCGTGCGGCAGCCGGTCACCGCCTAA
- a CDS encoding heavy-metal-associated domain-containing protein gives MSAVTKKYIIEGMTCGHCKSSVEEEIGEVAGVTMVEATVESGQVTVTGENFTDDDVVAAVTTAGYTVKP, from the coding sequence ATGAGCGCCGTAACAAAGAAGTACATCATCGAAGGCATGACCTGCGGGCACTGCAAGTCCTCCGTGGAGGAGGAGATCGGCGAGGTCGCCGGTGTGACCATGGTGGAGGCCACCGTGGAATCCGGGCAGGTGACCGTCACGGGTGAAAACTTCACCGACGACGATGTTGTCGCCGCTGTCACGACAGCCGGCTACACCGTCAAGCCCTAA
- a CDS encoding type II toxin-antitoxin system prevent-host-death family antitoxin, whose protein sequence is MGITVTLSQFRSEQSHYLDAAQREPVTILSRGPRRRAVVVSPDFYDRAVQALEDGEDIRAAAAARQEAGGVSHEEFTSDLELD, encoded by the coding sequence ATGGGCATCACGGTCACCCTCAGTCAGTTCCGCAGCGAACAAAGCCACTATCTTGATGCCGCCCAACGTGAACCGGTCACCATCCTCAGTCGCGGGCCCCGCCGCCGGGCGGTGGTGGTCTCCCCGGACTTCTACGACCGGGCGGTTCAGGCGCTGGAGGATGGCGAGGATATCCGTGCCGCAGCGGCTGCCCGCCAGGAGGCGGGCGGTGTCTCCCACGAGGAGTTCACGTCCGACCTCGAACTGGACTGA